acctttcgtgtagctttgagtgaaattcaaaataaaccaaacaaaccaatttcTGTAGTTAATTAAGAATTATAAAAGATTAGCCCctcgctagtagagcggtaactctacggatttacaacgctaagatcaggggttcgattcccctcggtgtgttcagcaagatagcccgatgtggttttgctataagaaaacacacagaaataaaagattatttatttttcgaTATTCGAATAATATTCAACAGGGTGGTAGTTAATTTTTATTGCAATGTGCCTAAATAATTTGTCCTTGCAGGTTGGAAAATGTTAATTGTGTTTACAATTGACGGTTACAGAATTATTGAAAGTGGAATTCGGAAGGATAAGTAAATATGATGTGCCTCAAAAAATATTCATTGgctctttttaatttttctaaatattaaaacaaatgcgAACAGTTACGTTAAAAATCCGGagctttgaaaaaaaatcaaacatgtaATTTGAATTGTCTAGAATGGCTAACAGAATAGTTTAACAATTTAGTTACAAGTGTGGTCTGAATACTCAATGACTGATGGCTGATATGGGCAAGACTGACTATTGCGCCTTCCCCTCTCTCGGTAGATAAGCGGTTAAGTGGAGCTTATGAccctaaaaatcgagttttgatgcATACGGTAGAAAGAGCAAATACAGTTTCTTCTGTGCCAATGCATTAGCCCCCTAATGACACAACAGTATTTCCGCACACTTACAACGTTAGATTCTGGGCGTTGTTACCCGTTGTGGgaagagtgcagatagccttttgtattgctttgtggttaacttcaaataaaacaaaaaaaacaattgcGCTAAACAACGAACAGAAAAGTtgataataatttttcattttttaggtATCTGAAAATGTTGTATTATGGTTTCAAGATTCTtgcaaacaaaactaaacaaatggATTACATCAAGTACCTGAATGAAGTTGAAAATGAAGATGCTAAGTTCCAGAAAGTGTTCAAGGCCTTCCTTGAATCTGCTCCTCAGTTGTTACTGCAGCTGTATATCATGTTGTCAAACCCGccagaagaacaaaatgtttatacaGGTATTAACTTAACCTATACAGTCATGTTGATTAAGTACTTACAATACTTAGGCGTTTTTTTTTCTCCCCCAGCTGATTCCCACTTTCTCGTCAAGCACCATTCTATCTATGTACGTAACGAAATCAGGACGAGACATGATGGTtattgttttgaacatatttttatcaaggcaaaataaaaaaaaaagtttaatattctttaaaatgaaaGCTTTCACGATAATTCATATaagttatttagaaaattaaatacacgaaataaaacttcataattGCACCAAGCACCAGAAAAGTAAAGTATGccattgttacgtattataatttatctcggacgatcCTCCGATTTATTTATGTTACGTACATTACGTAttgctatttcaaataactggaaattttaattcagaagtcaATTACATGTTAAGATgtatcaaatatttgttattttccaacaagattaaaacacagaattttctttcttaacacaaatatattctatatacaaacaacaatacaatttataataacagttattacaaataatatacatatatatacgaaAATGTTACAAACTCATGAACAATTTTCGATCTTCTATCtgttctggaactgaatattttatccacgGTTCAGGTCATCGacaagcgaattaattctgaattgatattgcTACACTTCGCTTAAGCTAGTTAACTGTTTGGTCTTTCTTGGCTGGCATCATGCTGCTTGCAAGCTGACGTTTTACCgagaaagatatttaatatcctcgtagaaatactaacgtccgaagttaattcactgaagttaaacggtttgtaatgttcgaaatctataaacgtttctggttaaattctgtagttttccattAATTAGCAttcatcacaattatagcttccgaggcttatagtatactgactgcagcTGACCAACAGTATTCTGCAATTGTCTCTTGGCGCGTTGGTTTATGAACCTTTTTAGGAGAGTTATCGAAAGTTCACTTAGCAACAATACTGTCAACGACCAGTATTACATACACACcaagtacattgttgattcttaagctccaaatctacaaatttagagaacggATACTTGCGCCATACACATTTTACAATACGAGTTAAatacatttctatatatatattaaaatgaaacaaacatatatattaaaataatattaaattcgtTACAACCATACACACGGTCCCAAATAACTTGATTAACAGCTCGATGTATTTAATCGAAACGTTACTTCATCTAAAATAGTCAACACATTTCATGAACGTGTTGGGAGTTTAAAATAAGCTCtgttttcttagttttaaatgcatttattatttatacacgGTAATGATTCTGTTGGGtagcattataatattatttcaccGACTAGTTTCAGTATTACGTTGCTAACAAACATCGTTTACTTGGCACCATTTCTTACTAGTCAACCCTCATctggtttatttttctttgaaaacgcctgaattttaacaatattagatAGACTTCGTTATAGCTTTCGACAGGGATACAGTATAAATACAAAAGTGCTATGACTTATCTCTCTACAAATCTGTCACCAATTAACTGTATTCATAAAACTTAATTTCCCAATTACGtttttaaactagtattttgaCAGTTAAAGCGTGAATGAAGTTGAATTAAACTAAGATACGTTTATTATCATTTTTCAGTTGTGACACAAATAATAGGCGTGTCCTTCTCTCTGATTAGCCTGACCAACGTAGTGACGTCGTTTGAAATAGAAAATTACCAGAAAAGAAAAGTACAAGAAGCAATAGCAGCGGCACCTATCGCAAGAACTGATATAGAAATTTCCGAGGAAGATGAGAAACATAGCGAAGTTTGTTGTATTGGCATAGAATTTCTCTGGTGGTTTTTTTCAATTGGTGCACGTGTCATCGCTTTGGCGATGTTTGGTTCCGTATATTCGTATTGGCTGTTTCTGGTATGTGGACTCCACGTGATAATTATGTCCTCTTTTATACTTGTGTACACTTTGGACAGTGTAAAAGTAGAAAATGTTATACTTGCTTTGTTCATGGGATTTATATACATCTTCTGTTTTGTTGAATACAAAGTGAATTTTAGTCAACTCGGTAAAACAGCAGCACTGTATAtcctatattatattttaaactttaccgAAAACACTGTGATCGTATTATTAGCATACTTTACTGCCGCCAAGAGCTATTGGTTTCATCCAACTATACTTGTTTGTCATTTTGTAGGCTTTTTCCTGGGTGTACTTTTCATGTTACTCTATTTAGGCCTATTCAGACCATTTCACTTGAAAAAAATCCGGAAAATGTTATCTCCAGTGCCCCTTGGCAAAGGTAGCAGCGAGTGAAGCTAAGATTtagaatattctttattttaactaaattttaatcgtaaaaataaatgtttacttataCTATATTAGTAATTGACAGTTAAgactaaagtaaaaataaatgtttacttataCTATATTAGTAACTGACAGTTAAGATTAAAGTAAGACATTAAAAATGCTAAGTTTATTgttctaacaatgtttaaatgttctaacGCTAATCACAACGGGTTAAAGTGATAGATAAGAGGAGTCCCAGACACAAAAATCAAGGATTATCTGCACTGTCTTTAAATCTCATTGGCTTGAAAATAGTCTATctacgtttttatttattaatatattgcatCCTTCTTTTAAAGAGTATTGCAGAAGACGTTAAATCACGCGCACCATACTTAAACTGTTAGTCTTTCAATTGTGCCAAACGCGTCGgtttttacacacaaaataaaatttataataggaTCTTATAATTTCCCCAGCAGTAGAATAAGTGATACCATAATCACTGTGTGACTcatgaaaattaacaaatattaagaGATAAtcttgtttcatttaatatataacttaagGTACACGGACAAAGCTACTCACAGTACTAGTGTAAGAATGTTGAGTCTGCAGTTGCTCTAATACGATAAAGTAGAAATTTGTATCAAGCCTTTGTCTAGTCAGTAGAAAAAATCTGCACTAAAGTGGTCAAAGTATACAACCGCGAGTGCTCAACAGTGAAACAGTAGCGAATAATGAATttgatacaaatttatttttcagtcaaatattatttttagctgTAGGATGGGAAAGACTTCCTCaatttcaaatgtttcatttttacaatgtttaagttgattatttccatatattttgtgtcaatataaatattattgtgtgTTGGTTCGTTTTCCTAGTCAGTAAATGTTTCACATcgttaaaatcaaataaaagtttcaataattttttgttttgttttttgaatttcgcgcaaagctacacgagggctatctgcgctagccatccctaatttagcaatgtaagactataggaaaggtaactagtcatcaccacctaccgccaactcgtggactactcttttaccaacgaatagtgagattgactgtaacattataacgcccacacgactgaaagggcgagcatgtttggtgcgacggtgattcgaacgtcttaaccccCTGGCCAGGGCGGGCCCCTAAGGTGCAATATAAAGCAATGTTTTTGTAATTCTTGGTGACCAACAAATATAGTCGTGGTCAACGGTTTTTCACGCATGAACGATTTACCAAAAGTTAATATGATTAAATACTGTGTGTTCACTTTGTTACTCTTAGACCTGAGGCACATGTACGATTAGAAAATTCCTGCAAGTTTTCACCAACATAAACCTTCATGTTGGTTGTGCTTCTCAAGGTGctataaatgaaaactattttaatagcATTGAAAACGTTGCGCTACGTCAACATAAcacttaaaaaatatatcagaGACTGAGTTCTAACAACGCAGTTAATAGctagaaaataaagattagtttCATTCCCTACATGTataataaagcaataaaaacaaatggGGAAAATACATAAATTACCAGACTGCCCAAATCCTATGGCAGGTAATTCTTTTGTGAAATTCTAACGTCAAAGTTAATTGCGAAAAAGATTAGATTTGTTTCCTACTATAAACAAGGTGTCGggaaattatattaattgttcaaaTTGTTTAGAAACAAGTCTTGAACCCCTGCTACAATGACTATTATACGTTCCTTCAATCAACGGTGATACACTGTAGTATACGCATGGTTTTAtctgttttagcacaaagctagacaaaaGAATTTAAGAAGTTGAAAGTCCGTAAACGTATCATGCACTTATGGATATCACAGGTAGAACATCTGACCCACCACAACACGGGCTCTAGAGAAGTTAACATATTCTGAATGTTAATAACTTAATTTATGTACATCCTGTACATGATACTCATATGAGTATATATGTttatccaaaaaacaaaacagtaaataacaTCTTTCCAATAATAGGGAATTGATGTCTAAAAATAGAAGTTTAATTTCCTTACCAAGATGTACATGGGTTTAACTGGAactaacattaaattaaataatataaatttcattCATTGAGTTTTCTTTATCTTTGATATATTTATTCATGTAGTTTACATTTCTGGCAAAATCAAAATAGTCAAACGATAAAACTGATTGTCATTTATATCCATTCACAACAAAACAATAGTCCACATAAGaaatattcctttattttgttaAAGTCAATCTATTTAAAATCTGTAAAGGTAGTATTTACATGCACCATACCCAGTTTATTGGCTCATTAGACtgcttaaaatacaaaatattaataaatacaaaaatctttTTAAGGATAGAAAACTTTGGAATAGTTGTGTTCTTAATTTTATCTAAACTACACAGACTTTTGCCATATCTGCTCAGTATTCTCATAAACACTGACTGCAGAAATACTGAGAATTAAAAGTAATCAGACTATGTTAATCAGATGTTTGACTTTAAGAGCTTAATTTTACAAATACACAGGTACCTAAAATAAGAGGAACAATTCTTTAGGATTTTACTTCATAACCACTACCACACAATTTCACTCAAATTCACCATTTGGTTGATAGAcagttaattacaaaattattttggtcTTCAGAAGAAAACTGGTGTTATAGTGCTAAGACATATTCAGGGGTACAATAACTTGAATGATATTAGTTTGGGTACCCAACTAAACACAAAATGCCCCAAGAGATCCAAGTAGAGCTAGCAACAGccatttttaacatatttattacacTTGTAAAATTAAGCCTCCACATTATCCacatcatttttaaataaatttcaataaatataccAAAGTGAACTTAGTTTTTGGGTTTAGTACATCTTGTtttgtaaaactacagaaaagGTAAACAGTCAAATGTCAGGAAAAACGTAAATAAGGGTTAGCAAACACAGAATCACCAAAAGACCAAACTGTGCATTGTTTCTACATTCATTTTGGTTTTAGATGTGGCAAGTTAATTGAACCTTTTCTAAAAGTAAAAGGGTagtatttcattttaactttatttttgtgttatcacAACTAGTTTTTAAAAACACTCAAACTAAACAATTgtcaaaatgacaaaaataaccCCAGTATTTTTTATCACTAGGACTAATAGTGTGTATTTTATACAAAGGCAGCATAAACACCAACAAAGAAGAAAACATAGGTATAATTATAAGTGTAGGTGTTTACATTTCTTATATAACCAATTTAATCAAGCACGATCATGTATAAGTCGGCAAATATTATACGGAAATTGCACTTACTGAAatagaaaatgaattaatattttcaattaaattatgtaagattattttcaatacaaaaaaaaatgtcttaaggGGTAGTAGCATGTGCTAATTATATGTACTGTTAAAGGCaatttatttaactgaaaaaaaagtgTAGCAGGATGtagtttatattaatatgatatataaatatattatattatgaccCTATGCAGTAGCACTACATTGATATCACTTATACCATTTGGAACAGTTCCTCTTTCAAGTTAAGTCAGAATGAAATGCATGCTGCTTTTCAGATAACTGAATATTAATAGTTGACATTTTAATGACAGCTTCAAAGTGTTCTTCTACATATGAATTGGGCATGAATAATGCTGTCCCACTAATCTACAAGTAGCTCACACATTCAACAGTTGAAGATCACATCCAAGACGTTGGATAACATATTCAGGCATACAGAACACTGGATTAACTTCTTTAAGTGTCTGATCTCCTAACAGTGATAATCCAGCCAGTCCAAATAATGTGTGGAAAGGATCAACCTACAACAAGAAGCAACATAACAGAATATACCAGCTAGTCCATACAGTTTGAAGAAATCTAGAATAGCATAACATAAGATATATCAGCTAATTTATGTACTATGAGGAAAGGGTATAACTACAAAAACACAATGTATATACCAGCTAATTCATAAAGTGTGAGGAAAGTTGTTAAAAACTATGACAAAACATACTTACTGGTTAAAAAATATGAGGAAAGAGTCAATCTAATATTGGAAAAATTTAATGAGATACATCAGtcaccagtttaaaaaaaaaaagtgtattttggaaaatgtcagtcaatgaaacatttattagaaatgtaaaaatatttatgtaagaacttttttcttaaatataactCAGTAATGCATAATAATTATACAACCTCAAGGGAAATGCTAATTTCATTTGATAATACTAAGGAAGTTGGTATTTTAGTGCAGATTGGGAAAGTGTTGCACAGGAAGAGATACTATAATGTGTGATAGATTTCTATACAATATTTCGTGAAGATTAGTTGAGGGATTAAGACAATACATGTGTTGCTTGTATTACAGCTCTTTGATAACTGATATTTCTAGTAACTGGTTCAGAGAATTTCTCATATGTTAGAAGAATTAACATACAAAAgaagaagttttattattatagtggTAAATTAATTAGTGGAACATAACTCTAATTATGGGAAAAAATCAGGAAGACAGAGATTTTTAAAAAGTCACAGAATAAAGTAAAAGGACTGATTATATCAAACAACTGTACGATCTCAGATTAACTGAACAACTCCACATATTCTCACACTTTAGATAAAAAGCACGATTTACCACATTTATTAATTCAAACTGCACATTTAACCTGTATTTAAGTATActttgagttattttattttaagatattcaaAATTTTCTTCATAGCATCACTTGTTGAATTCTACAAAATAAAGACAgcagaattatttaataaaaaacaagagaaaatgtAAAGCAGGATCACTGTCAGACAATACAAACACTTATCAACAATTACAGatattctgtaaatttaaagcAAGTGATGGCAGATTGTAGGTCCATTTTGAAGATGTCTTTAAGTAGTTGACTACATATTTTGAAGAATGAGTATAACAAAGCTAATTATacgtttcaaatatttaattttttgatacCATGGTTCCACCCACAAATGGATTGTGAGACACAatggtaataataaaagaaatgtttgtgaAACATATAATGTCTATGTTTTCCTAAATTCTATAATTATGGAATTTCAACACATAATAATGGCTATAAGTATCAGTTATGCACACTTTTGACTTAatcattcatacacttatcagaaaaataaaatcatacatGCACTTGAAAGTGTAAACTGAAACAGATGatgttttgtttagaataattACTGCTTATACTGCTGCTGGTCTCACTCTTATAACATGCAGTTGCAATTTACAGGCAAGATgctattagtttttaaaatagatCAATTACACACTGAACTGACCAAAATATAGGCTATTTTAGGGATATATACCTTGCAGACATGCTATGCTATAATCATATAAAACCAAATATGGGTATATACTTTAAACATACTGTTTCCCACCTTCTATCTCTCAATACAAAATAATCTTTCTTATCTTGGAGCTGACAATACTCATGTGTCTACATCAGAGCATATGTATGACAGATATGACTAAGAaccaacttttatattttaaatcaaaagtaaAATGGGGAATTACAGGCTTTTTGAATAGTTATACAGGTCTTAAAGGTTCTTATAAAAATTTTTTGGtgtatttaaacataatacaatGAATATCATTATGGAGTAACAATTCTTGGTAGGTGCACCAATGGATTAATGGTCAATCAGTTCAACATGGCTACCTATCATGTCAGTATCGGTCCACATTCTAAGGATGACACAATACAGCTGTTCAATATTCAACAGATGTAGTATCTAGAATGATACACAAATCACTTTAGGTAACCCCTCAATTAAAAAATTAAGGGAGTCATCCAAAAGCATTTGTAGTCCTGTTAAACACTGGATTATCATTGCATCATCTTTAGGATGCAGGTCATCATTGAAACAAATGATAATCTGAACTCAATCAGCAGATGTAGCACACACTGGGGATCATGGATTCATGTGTCTGTGATCTCATTAGTTTGTGTtgattaatattacttttattatttaaacatgcCACAACAGAAGCTGTATTTTGTAACAGCCATTAATATGAACTTCCGACCAGCATTATAAGGTGCATTTGAAAACTGAGGCAAATAAATATTTCCATCTGCTTATATGTTTAAGCAAAGgctgataaaattattgcaaaaataaggaattttaatatatatcgaTATCTGTCGagttattaacaaatatatacacgTGAAACAAAGTTGACCtcatgatttattttataataccttattattctttcaagataactaatcattctagaaagaagatAAACTCTGAATCATACAAGcaactattaaatatatttagagaaaCAGCTATAAAACAGTTTTCCTACCACATCACCTGGTCGGTCAGCAAAACCTCCTGTTTCTTCATCTTGACAAGCCAAGAtaaattttacaagtttttcctgtaaacataaaactattcaaACCACCATATATCATTTACAAATtaaagtaagtttgtaaaattgttttccATTGTATCATGTGCTTATCTACTAATTTGAAACAGATTAGTTTGTTACCAGGGATAAACAATAATTTGAGgttaaatttttgtgttttttttggttgttaaaaattattgcatgatatatatatttaaaatatctatttcaaAAAACTTAAAACTCACTTTAACGAAAAGTTACTTTCATTATGACTTGTAAAGTCGTAGATGTCTATAAAGCATGTAAAAATGTATAGCATACGTCCAAAAAAACgtttataattgtgtatttttttgtttagaaaacttCTAGTGTGTGTAAGTATGTCTTTTAAAGTGTTTGAAATGTGTAGCTCATGTCCATGAATCAAGATATTCCATTTCTTCAGTAAAGCATCCTCCTTTGGCCAAGTGTTAAATCTTTGCTAAAGAAGTGAAACATTTTGGTTTAAGATCTCATTTTAGTTACCTGAAGTTTAACTGAAAAACACAGTTTAAGTTTACAATATACAAGGGTTGTCAGAAAAACATTTATGGCCTGacctaaaaatattaagtttgaatttttttttatgagtatgtaacacatttattttaaaatgccaTGGAAAAGGTCAATCGTGATAGTCTGTTAAAGAAACTGACACTGCAGGTAATCCATAAAGACATAGAAGCACTGTTAGGAGAGGATACTCCAGTATATTCAACAGTGAAGAAATGATTTACTGAATTTAAGAACAGTAAACAATCATGTAAAAGATGATTTGAAGTCAGGTCAGTTGTTGACATTGATCACAACATAAAATGAAGACAAAGTTTATGATTTGGTTATATATGACAGAAGAACTCCATTAGAAAGTTATCAGAATTGGGAATCAGTACaagtattattacaaacatttttaaatgacaGTTTGAGCATGAGGAAGGTTCATACCAGATGGATTCCAAATTATATTGTCATCTAAGCAGAAATGGATCCAAGTTGTTGAAAGCcaatttatactacaaaagtttTAATAGATTCATAACTATAGATGAAACATAGTTGCACCACTTAGACCCAGAGACAAAAGTGCAAAGTTTGCAATGAAAACACCCAAGCTCACCCACCCTAAAAATGTTCAAGTTACAACCCTCTGCTGGGGAAGTCATGGAATCATTTTTTTAGGATACCGAATGCATTTCACTGATTGATTAATTGGAAAGGAGCCAAAGCATTACAAAAGATTGTTATGCATCCTTAATCAACGACTGGCATCAAGAAATCACAGAAAAGGGAAAAGGATTACTCAAAAAAAGTGTATCTTCCATCAGGACAATGTCCCAAGTTCATAAATTATATGTTGCTTTCAATGGTATCCATAATGTAGGCTTCAGATTACACAGTCACCTCTTTTCCTCACTGAATTTAGCTCCAAgtgacttttctctcttctccaaactttaaaatatttctgaaaagtgAAAGATATCAGAATGATGATGATTTTGTCCAGTTAGGGCTTGAAGATTGAGAAGAATTTTTTTCAGAAGGGCTTAAAAATCTTAAAGCACTGCTGGCTCAAGTGTATAGATTCAGGAGGAGATTATATTGACAAGTAAATCATTGTTGAAAGTGTCTCATTCTTTTACAGGTAAGGCCATAAACTTTGAATACCcttcatatttaaaatttgtaattttatctaCAAAATACCCAAAATAGATACCTTGTCTATCAAATACATATAATGTTTAGTTTCAATCTACACAAACTGCAaaagacatttatgaaaaaatacatagctcacatataaaacaaatatttggaatGTATCactgtaacaaaaattttagtaattttaatacttgtacacattactaaaaatattttgatataaattttaatagaaGTATTTCCAACTACAGATATAAGATTTTACGATTACAAACTCCTAATAAAACTCAATGTTTTAGTATGCAATTTTAGTAGTTAGTTTGACATTTCAACTTGCCTTGTCTATCCAGTGTAGTCTTCCCAGAATTTTTAATGAGGACAAAACCCACCATGAATAACAAACATCAGGTAATTTTTCTGGACGTCctggaagaaaatatatttaaattaaaaattctaacACAATTCAAACAGCTTGTTGGTCTTTAGTTAGACCCTGAATATGGTTCTAATATTTGTTGAATCTTTAACAAAACCTCTCACCACTTAATCTCATTAAGCACTAATAAAAAAGATATGAACAAGCAAAAACAATGCACAAAAATTTCATTCACGAAACTTGGGAAATTTATATGATCAAACAAGTTAATAGATCACACCTAGAGAATCAAACCAACTTGAAGGTTTTTCAAAAAGTAAACCTTTCTTTTGCCAGTCAAACAAATCAGTGTACTGATCAATATTAGTAGATGAAACCACTCATTACctacgtaaaaaataaaataaatctcagCAGAAATTAGTGAGATTAATTGCACTACTTACAGACTTAATGTAACTTGAATACTATTAGGAGAGCTGTAATTAACAAATCACAGGTAGTTTGGTGcataaataattgataaaaatgtGACAACAAAGGATCAACAAAAATAGTTCTCAGCACTAATTTGAAGAGAGGTTTAAAGTACCTCAAAAAACATGATTATAACAGCTGTCACAGCATTATGGGAGCTCTCAAAGCAAATttcatgaaaaatacaaaataattataaattaatttttctttttttggtatGATTGCACAttctaacaaacaaacactatttatTCTTGCAGCTAGAGTTAAAACCTTTCAAATCtgagattttttttatacatttcccTAATAAATGCTTTAAGATGCTCTCAGAGTATACAAAAGGCCATTTATGCAGCACACATGCTCAAAATTACATAACCATACTTATCCTATtgtgaataatgtaattaattaatgtttcttatttaaccTAATTACGTTTTACattttagtaacatttataacaataaataaaaaaatgaatgtaaaaaaacaataaatttaaaattttaggtTGAGTTTCTGTTCTTTTGGCTTTCAGATCTTGAGTTACcataatttcatgtttttgtaaCAATGACAGaaggatatatttatttttatttatttcaaatatgcagTTTAGAACAACATTATCATGCACTAAAAACATAATGTCCCAGAACTAATATAATTTAAGTGGTTTTTTTAATTAACCTTTAAATGTGTTAAACAAACTCCATTAACTGGTGAATCCAATTTTCTACATCAGCAAGTAATGAAATTGAAGCAAATAGTTCAAAAGTTATCATCAGAAGGAGCTAGCTTCATAAAGCATTTATTAACCTAAAACCATTTctttctacagggtgttcagaaagtcactgtgcacttatatatttattaacagacatgtttcaatatagaataaagaaagtaaatatgaatgacaattataaacaatgttgaaagtgacccctgttggcatcaatgcagacctggatccttcttattttgtttctaaacacagctatcagttgctggcttgaaatagactgaataaaatatgattacaaaactgcacagtgactttttaAACACCCTGTATTTGTCATAGATAATCCAACAGCAAACATCAGGAAGAATTACTGACATTTTTCGAAAGTTGCATTATAAGAGGGTG
This genomic window from Tachypleus tridentatus isolate NWPU-2018 chromosome 10, ASM421037v1, whole genome shotgun sequence contains:
- the LOC143230733 gene encoding XK-related protein 6-like isoform X1, yielding MQWKLRGVLYGGRKMSTRSRNKNQLVSPSSVSYDLKMAEKYGTYSVQNKDGDEEDIEKDEDCTGCHESEMEHHYGPSQICCIPLPRPLWLFVNFVAPTVIFIFSYVSDIVSDAAVSARHYADGNFWWFALTLSLIFTPAIMFALFGILKMVRDQKMIFPKKLLWILFYTVSAVWVILWPLFRYLKMLYYGFKILANKTKQMDYIKYLNEVENEDAKFQKVFKAFLESAPQLLLQLYIMLSNPPEEQNVYTVVTQIIGVSFSLISLTNVVTSFEIENYQKRKVQEAIAAAPIARTDIEISEEDEKHSEVCCIGIEFLWWFFSIGARVIALAMFGSVYSYWLFLVCGLHVIIMSSFILVYTLDSVKVENVILALFMGFIYIFCFVEYKVNFSQLGKTAALYILYYILNFTENTVIVLLAYFTAAKSYWFHPTILVCHFVGFFLGVLFMLLYLGLFRPFHLKKIRKMLSPVPLGKGSSE